Genomic window (Lutra lutra chromosome 6, mLutLut1.2, whole genome shotgun sequence):
GGAGATATTTTTCAAGGAGTACTACGTTTCAGTTattggaaagttctggagaacTGTGTACAGCAATGTGACTATAGTTGACAATATTATACTGTGTACTTGAAATCTTAGGTGGTCTcaccaaagaaggagaaaaaaggacaaTTAGTAACTGTTTGAGATGATGAATATGTCGATTGACTTCCGAATATTTCACAATGTACACATATATCAGACCATCAGGTTTTACACCTTaagtatatatgattttattgtcaaatatatgtcagtaaagctggaaacatgttaaaaaacaaaaccaattttcTGCTCATTCTCTGATTTATAAGAATTTACTAAGGCTTAGGTTAGGTGCTGTATACAAATAGGAATAAAAGAGTAAATTGCCTTAAAATGTTCAAGTGTAAAGAGCGGGACAggacatgggggaaaaaatcaaattgTCTGCATGTCCCTAATGGGACCATTGTGATAAGATTCTAAAATACACAGAGAATGCACCCACCCACTCTAGTGGGTTTCCTACATAGTTTTTGTTCCTATGCATTCTTTCAAGATAGGTATTTTTTTgcctatatttttaatattcctacTATAAAATGTACAACCATTTGGTTTCATCTAATGGTTACATAACACTCCATGatccagggccacctgggtggctgagtcagttgagcatctgattgttgatctcagctcaggtcatgatctcaaggtcctgagatcgaaccccatgccagctccatgctcagcggggagtctgtctgggatcctctctccttgcccctctgccctcctgctgttcatgctttctctctaaattaattaattaactaattaattaaatctttaacgAAATATTCCATGGTGCACATCGACAACAGATTTTAGGTGTTTGCTGTCCCAGGTATGATCACACCAACTGATTCCTGCCAATTCCTCAGTGTCACAAATAATGCCACAGGCAGCCGCAGCCCCTACTTGTCCCTTTATGGACCTGTGTGGACATTCTAGACATCTAACAAGTTGTGGGAGTGCTGAGTCATATGGCATACATCTCTTCAAGTTGACCAAGTGTCCTTCTAGCCATGGGAGGGTGGGCGGCTACACTTCATATGATGCTTTCTCCACACCGCCAAGCACCAACATGGACCTATCCAGACTCTAACTGTTCCGAGTCTAACAGATCTCAGTCTCAttgctttctgaattttcttcccACTGGTGAGCTGCAGTCTGCCTTGCAAGTTTCCTCTCCTATAAATTCCCATTTCCACTCCTTACCCAGTTCTCTATCACTATCCtttattttgcttgtttcttttaggaattgcttatatattttagatactgatCCCATGTCAATTTTAGACATTGCGAGTGTATTTTTATTCTGTCTCTTAACTTCTTAGTGGTGCCCTTTGCATAGCAGAAGCATTGAATTTTAAGGTAATTCATAAAGCCTTGTGATTTTATGTTTGCTTAAGAAATGCTTCCTCACCCCCATATTCATTATTATATTCGCCTATacgtactttttttaaaaagattttatttatttatttatttggcagagagagagagagagagcgagcgagcagggggaggggcagccagaggctgagggagaagcagcctccctcctGAGCGGGGAGCATGATGGGGAGCATGATGCCCGATTCTGGCATCagggcctgagccacccaggcgctgctcTCCTAGACATTCTTCCATTCACCTCCTGGTTTACTCCCCGCAGAGCTTTAAGTCTACCAGAGGCGGAGCACCTTCTTGGAGTTCAACGGGACGCACCACTTCCTGGAGCAATATACACGTACAACCGAGAGCTGTTCGTCCAGTTCGACAGCGCCGTGGGGGTGTTTGTCGCCGTGTCCGAGCTGGGCCGCATAACTGCCAGGGACTGGAACATCCAGAGGGAGCTCCTGTACCTGAGACGGAGCGCCGTGGACTCCGTGTGCAAGCACAACTTCGACCTGGACGAGGGTTTCACGCTGAAGCGCCGAGGTGACAGGGCGGGTCTGAAGCAGCCACTCTGCACGGGGTGGACTTGGGCCGCAGAGGCGGGAGCGGCCGCCGGGACCGGGAGTCTGCACGGAGCCCAGGGGCTAGGCCAGCGCGGCAAGGGGCCAGACTACCCCGCTGGGCAGACAGGAAAGAGCCAGCAGCATTGGGTTTGCGGATTTTGCGacaaccctttttttttcctggtagagGAAGCCCGGAGACAGGTTAAAATCAAGAGCAGAccaagctggggcacctgggtggctcagtgggttaagcctctgccttccgctcgggtcatggtctcagggttctcggatcgagccccgcatcgagccccgcatcgagccccgcatggagccccgcatcgagccccgcatcgagccccgcatcgagccccgcatggagccccgcatcgggctctctgctcagcagggagcttgcttcctcctctctctctgcctgcttgtctgcctacttgtgatctctgtcaaatatataaataaaaaaatctaaaaattaaaaaaaaagaagaaaagaacagaccAAGCTACATTATTTCTTCTCCcagctatctatctatcatctatcagagagaaagagagttcgagcacaagcagagggagcggcaggcagagggagaagcaggctccgcacccaGCAAGGAGTCCTATGTGCACTCGATCCCAGGGTTCATGGGGATCATGATGGCAGCCtagggtagatgcttaaccaactgagccacccaggcatcccatattcTCCTCTTTATTTAAGGAGAATGTCAGACTGCTAGATCAGAGGAAATCTATGGGCTGAATATATTCTGATTCCAAGATAATATCTGGCAGGATTATACACCTTTTTGAACaagatgagaaaaatgtaaattcagGTAGCCTCATTGCTGGTCCAATATTTCTGCTCAAAGAATATTAGTCACTGTCACCTACATTTCTGGCAGAAGTGTTCTAGAGCACCAACTCTGACCCTCTCCTGTTCTTCTTTGCTCTTGCATTATTGGGTATGACAAGGTCATTCTTAGAACATTTgaatgttttattccttttttctactGGCTTCCCCATCTCCTGCCTCTAAGTAGCTTATTAGGGGATAGGATTCATCTTTAACATCTGAGAAGTCTGTTTGGCAAGAAAACCACTCAATGCACTGCATCGGCTGTCTCAGCTGTCCTAACAAGTGTCTACTCCCCTCCCAGTCCAGCCTCAAGTGCACGTCTCCCCCTCCGAGAAGGGGCACCCGCAGCACCACAACCTGCTTATTTGCCACGTGTCAGATTTCTACCCAGGCCACATTCAAGTCCGCTGGTTCTTGAATGGACAGGAGGAAACAGCTGGGGTTTTATCCACCAACTTGATGCATAACGGAGACTGGACCTTCCAGATCCTGGTGACTCTGGAAATAACCCCCCAGCAGGGAGACGTCTACACCTGCCAAGTGGAGCACCCCAGCCTGGACAGTCCTGTCACCGTGGAGTGGAGTGAGTTACTCCCTGATGAccctccaggctccaggctcGGAGGTCTGCTCATTTTGTCTTGCGTCACTGCACAACGCTACCCCGTGATCCTCATCAACCTAACGGGCTTCAGCCTTGGCTGGGAGCAGGGAAGATCTGGCAATCCTCACACGCATTTATCCTGCCccggggagcggggggggggggggggtgtctaaagaatctctctttgtcaaaaaacaaacaatgccTGACCTAAAACCAGCATTTCCTCCTGTGGAAGCCAGAACTCTGAGGCCCCAACTTTAGAGTGCTTTCCACACCTACTCCTTCTCCATAGTGGCTCCATGCTTGGCCTtatccccttccttttccctccgtGGTAGATTAGATCAGGCTCCAGGTGTCAGACAGGGCCCTGGGGTGGATGCACATGGAGGCGGGGAGTCACCCTGACTTCTGTTCTCCCCAGGGCTACAAGCTGATTCTGCCCGGAGCAAGATGCTGGCTGGAATCGGAGGCTTTGTGCTAGGACTCATGGCCCTCAGAGCGAGCTTCATCCTCCGTTTTCGAAGCCAGAGAGGTAAGAAACTTCTGGAAAGTGGTTGATACTGTCTTTCCACTGTGTCACTATTCTTCGGTGAGGACGTTTTCACAGAAAAGCAAGACAACAGAGCAAAAGAGGCCACTAAAATCAGACTCTGATGAGGCAAAGACAGCCCCGTAGGGAGGAAGATGCGTAGCCCAGAGATCTGGTCGGGTAAGACAGGGCACCAGATACCCTGTTCTTCAGGGTGTTCTCTTCGGTCTGGGGACTCACACCTGCAGAGCGGGCCCTGCTTTCATTCCCAGTGACATGGGGACGTCGGTGGAAATGTTTGGATAACTTTCCAAGATGTCATTGCCCCTTACTCTCCCAATGACCAATCCATCTTCCCTTTCACTTTCATTTCGGGATGGCAGGGACCTCAGCCAACAGGTGGTATTTctgctcccttcttccttcttggaTGTAATTCACTTCATTGCAACACGAGATTGGGAGCATTCAATGAGTGTGCTGTGCTCAGTCAGGATAGATCACAGTATGTGCCCAGAGAACAGGAGAAAGTCTGAGGCTGCTCCTTTCTCTCAGACTGAGCCAAACTGCCCCCAACTCTTGAtcctattttcctctttaagtGGGTGTGACTACAGAACATGACTTTGCCCCACTGCTGAAGGAACTCCAGAAACTCTTTGCCATTTTTCATTAAGTCAACATTTAACCTcttgctataatttttttctcccctgggactctagacagaaaggaaatgtagACTTTAAGCTtggattgttttaaattcttcttctggggcacctgagagtctcacttggttaagcatctacctttggctcaggtcatgatctcggggtcctgggctcaagacccgcattgggctcccgcctcagtggggagcctccttctccctctcactctgttcctccccctccccaccacttgtgctttctctcaaataaataaataaaatctttaaaagtaaatataaataaatgaataattctttttctttctcttttcctcttcctcctcctctttcctctccccctccccctcctcctcctcctccttctttttcttcacaggGCTCCTGAACTGATCTCAGACATCACACATAGCCTTGGAAAAAGCGGTTCTGATATTCCTGTTGTCCAGCAACCTCCCACATCCAGAAAGGACATTATGGCTAAATTATGCCCCCTTAGGCCAGTTTCTGAGTCTCTGCATTTTATTTCAATGTACTTCCTTTTTCTCAAGTTCTTCCAGTCTATAGAGTGACCTTTCCTGAGGAACATAAACCATCTAAATcgaatgttgtttttctttctttttgagaggAAGTAGGTGGTCATGGGCCATGCTTATGGTTGAAGGGTTTGTTTTATCCAGTCATGGAGAAATAAACTTCTTGATGGTGATCAGTTCTCCCTATTGAGCTGGAGGCCAACTGATAGTGGACCCCCTAAAATTTGCTTTATATCATTGTAGATGACCAAGTTCATACTGCATTCTTACCAGTGAAGGGTGGAACCATTACCCCTAGAAATTCCATGTGGAAAAGACACTGAGCTTGGACTTGACATTCATACAGGACTGATAAAGTGATAAAGTATGTCAGTCACTAAGAATATGCTTTCCAAGTGTAAAAACCAACAGAAGATCAGAATTGTGTATACAGgtataatatgttaatattatagttctttttttatactATTCACATCAAGGCATAAAAACAGACTTACCCCATGACTCTCTGTTTATCAGATCACCCGAAATTCTTTCCCTTCCTGAGTCAGGAAATATATATCCAGTTCCAAAAGGGCCAAGGACAAGTGTataccagattttaaaaaaaatttttattgttttattttagtcaccatacagtacatcattagtttttgatgtagtgttccatgattcattgtcttCATATAATAcctgctccatgcaatccatgacttccttaatacccacctccaggttcatctccctcccctctaaaaccctcagtttgtttcccagagtccatagtctctcatggttcatttcccacttcgatttctcccccttcatttttccgttctcctaatgtcctccatgttattccttatgttccacaagtaaatgaaaccatgtgacaactgactttctctgcttacttatttcactcaacataatctcctcctgtcccacccatgttgatgcaaaaattgggtattcatcctttctgcgggctgagtaatattccattgtgtatacgaccacatattctttatccattcatctgttgaagggcatcttggctctttccacatttggGCTATtacggacattgctgctatgaacattggggtgcatacgGCTCTTCTTTCCACCACATCTGTatttttgaggtaaataccctgtagtgcaattgatgggtcataggtCATAGAGTATACCAGATTTTTTTCAGACATGTGCCTGCTTTTAGAAtacagtttattattatttttatcaatcttattaattaacGTTTCAGACCAAGACAGAAATCATATTTGTTTCCATCATTTCATGGTATGGTATGCCACCTAAGCCCAAATTTCATATAATAGTAATCAGGAAAACTTCTAATTCCTGTAACATTTATAGATTAGTATCATTTCTCAAAAATGATGGACCTTAACCAAGCTTAAAGAgctttcctttcttcactgaCCTTCTTCCCTATGACTACCTAAAACCAGTTTGATCCAATATCATcataaactataattttaagtCAGTTTTTGATGATTTTAAATAAGGGGCTGTGTCAGGGGTCCTCAAGACTAGCCAGATTAGGTGATTCACTAGGAGGAATCATGTAGTTGTACTCACGGCTGTGATTTATTACCACAAAGGTCTACAAAGCAAAGTCAAGGATAAAGCACATGGGGCAAAGCCCAGAAAAACCAGGTGTAAGCTTCCAGAACTCCTCTCCTATTGGAGCCACAGGAAACACTTAATTTCTCCAGCCACGTGTGAAATATTGTCTGCCAGAAAAGCTCACCACTCAGGATTTTTACTGGAGCCTGATCATGTAGGCACCATCTGCCAGCACATACCCAAATTCCAGACTtgcagaaggaaagcaggtgttcagcataaaCCATATTTTTGTACGGTTTAGGTACAATTTAAGCATATTCTTATCAGGTCTGGAAATGGTGGGAACCCTTTGAAAAATCCAAGCTCCCAGATGCCAGGCAGGGGCCAACTTTGTAAGCAGGCCAAAAGGATGGTAGACCTGCTACGTTACTTCTTTTCTGCACAGAGGCAAACCACTCATTTTGCTGACAACTTTCAAAATAACATGAGCATCCATTTTTATCCAAAAAAGACATATGTTGATACAGAAAACACCCTTAAAGACTAGGTTTCTGGAAACATGGGTCATTGCAGAAGACATAGAGCTAaattcatataattatatttaattattgttattattatgtgAAATTACTATTGCAAATGTTTTATGAATCCTATTAGCATTTaagtaggtttttttaaaaagttatcccTATGCCCAACaggggacttgaactcacaaccctgaaaccaagagctgctcattccactgactgagccagccatgcccTTGGATTAAAGAGTTTTTGAAAAGCTGAAGTATAAACAAAGGATGCAGATGAAAGTATTCTGTTCTTTGAAGTTTTGGGTTTCTACTCAATGCCATGAGAAATTACCCGTGCTTTCTAGCTTGTGATA
Coding sequences:
- the LOC125103079 gene encoding LOW QUALITY PROTEIN: HLA class II histocompatibility antigen, DP beta 1 chain-like (The sequence of the model RefSeq protein was modified relative to this genomic sequence to represent the inferred CDS: deleted 2 bases in 1 codon; substituted 1 base at 1 genomic stop codon), with amino-acid sequence MVILRITEVAGMAALMMSLVMLSSPLVQSRDTPELXVYQRRSTFLEFNGTHHFLEQYTYNRELFVQFDSAVGVFVAVSELGRITARDWNIQRELLYLRRSAVDSVCKHNFDLDEGFTLKRRVQPQVHVSPSEKGHPQHHNLLICHVSDFYPGHIQVRWFLNGQEETAGVLSTNLMHNGDWTFQILVTLEITPQQGDVYTCQVEHPSLDSPVTVEWRLQADSARSKMLAGIGGFVLGLMALRASFILRFRSQRGLLN